The sequence GGCCTGCTCACCTCGACCCTGCTCAGCCTGCTCGTCGTGCCGGTGATCTTCACCTTTGTCGACGACCTTGAGGTGCGGCTGCGAAAGATGGGGGCCTCGCTGCTGACGCATGGATCGCAGGCCGTCGACCGCAAGGCCCCCCGCAGATATATGAGCGGAACTGAGCGCGGATGACGCACAGCGCTCTCGGCTTTCGGCCGGACAGTTGGAGCAGGCTCCCCAGGTCGCAGCGCGTCGCAGCCGCTCTGGCGATCGTCGCGCTGCACCTTGTTCTGCTCATGGCGATCCTGTCGCAGGCCGCCCCGCCGCCGCCTGCGCCGCGCATGGATGCGAACCCTCGTCCCGCCGCCTGCGTCGGATCACGCGCAGCCGGCGGCCGAGGTCCGCCGGCCCCTTCTGCCCAAAGCCGAGACCACCGCCGATTCCGCGGCGCCGGCCGCCGGACGCGCCAGCGCGCGGCTGCGATCAATGCCGCACGAGCCAAGACGGTCGCGGGCGCTTTCATGGCCGTGGCGCGGTTAAACGGCCTTGGGTGCGGCGCGGCGTGCGCGGCCTCAACGATCAGGAGTGCCCCGAAGGAATCCGAGCAGGTCGACTAGAGGCCGAACTCGCCTTCGTCATCGGCAAGCGCTGCCGGCATGTGTGTCGCGAGAACGCCCGTGAGGTCATCGCCGGATACATGGCGTGCAACGACGTGACCGCGCGCGACTGGCAGTGCACCGCCTCGCAGATCGCCTCGGCGATGTCGAGCCGTGTCCAGATCGGTCACCCCACCTTGGGCTTTGTTCTCGTGCAGACAAAACTGTCGGCTTGGTCAGCCGGTCCCACACCCTTGTAGCGGTCAGTCGCCGGATAGGCGCACAGAGGCCGAGTCATTGGCGGCTGCTTCGGCTCCGGCGCACCAAGCGGCCCCGGAAGTCGGGCGGCGATCAAGCGGTCTGGAGCCTTGCTGCTCGAGGCCCATTGGTCGATCGCCGCCAAGGTGTCGATGGACGAAGGCCCTTCGCCGCCCGAGCAGTGGTTCATGCCCGGGATCATGAACAGGCGCAGTTGGGTCTGCGTCTGCTTGGCCGTGATGCTCTTGGACAGGGTCCCGTAGAACGCCACGGTGTTGTTGGCCGGGATCAGCCCGTCAGTCCAGCCGTGGCTCAAGAGCAGCTTGCCGCCGCGGGCGAAGAACGGTCCGAGGCCCCTAGGATCCACGTCCAGAATCTTGGCTCCGTAGTCCCGAGCCCGGGCGGAATCGGTCCCGTAGTCGAAGCTCCGGAAATCCCAGCCCTTCTCGGATCCGAACACCAGGGCGCGCATATAGCTGGTCGCAATTGGGAAGGGTTCGGGTCCGGACATCAACGCACTGAGCTCCAGTTCGCTGCCGGCAGGCCAGCCGCTCAAGAGCCGCTTGCCGGTTTTCGGGTCGCGCACGCCGCCGTAGACGGCGCGCAAGGTCTGCACCTGCTCAGCGGTAAGGCAGTCGGCGGCATCGCCAGCCTTGCACTGGACCACGGCCGGATCGAACTTGCAGGCCTGGGGATTGGAAGCGATGCCGTCCTTGAGCCCATCCTTGTCATCGCACTTCGCGATGTAGGCCTTGTGCGCCACAGCCAGCTTGGCCAGCGTGAGCTTCGCCCCAGGCGACCGCACCGCCTGGTAACCGGTCCACAGGCTCTGGGTCATCAGGCCGGTCATCGGGTTGGCGGGAGCCATGGCCGAGATGGCGTCGTAGTCCTCGGGGAAGCGGAAGGCCTCCATCAGCCCTTGCC is a genomic window of Phenylobacterium montanum containing:
- a CDS encoding tannase/feruloyl esterase family alpha/beta hydrolase translates to MAVNGRARLLAGAVMTFGGLLAIASPAAAKDCAQMAGQALPQGKVTAATLVPAGGFKPAALPEAPPGVAATGFANLPAFCRIEATLKPSPDSDIKVEVWMPASGWNGKFVGIGNGGWAGSISYFQLGEPLSRGYAVAATDTGHVGNALTGDWAAGHPEKLIDFGYRAVHDMTVAAKAAVSDFYGSGPRMSLWNSCSTGGRQGLMEAFRFPEDYDAISAMAPANPMTGLMTQSLWTGYQAVRSPGAKLTLAKLAVAHKAYIAKCDDKDGLKDGIASNPQACKFDPAVVQCKAGDAADCLTAEQVQTLRAVYGGVRDPKTGKRLLSGWPAGSELELSALMSGPEPFPIATSYMRALVFGSEKGWDFRSFDYGTDSARARDYGAKILDVDPRGLGPFFARGGKLLLSHGWTDGLIPANNTVAFYGTLSKSITAKQTQTQLRLFMIPGMNHCSGGEGPSSIDTLAAIDQWASSSKAPDRLIAARLPGPLGAPEPKQPPMTRPLCAYPATDRYKGVGPADQADSFVCTRTKPKVG
- a CDS encoding fumarylacetoacetate hydrolase family protein, encoding MRGLNDQECPEGIRAGRLEAELAFVIGKRCRHVCRENAREVIAGYMACNDVTARDWQCTASQIASAMSSRVQIGHPTLGFVLVQTKLSAWSAGPTPL